A portion of the Carya illinoinensis cultivar Pawnee chromosome 11, C.illinoinensisPawnee_v1, whole genome shotgun sequence genome contains these proteins:
- the LOC122280358 gene encoding sister chromatid cohesion 1 protein 3 isoform X2: MFYSQTFLARKGPLGTVWCAAHLQHRLKKSHYSSTDIPSTVDRIMFPEVPIALRMSGHLLLGVVRIYSKKVDYLFQDCNAVLNGLRKAFASIDLNLPEDARQAPVQSITLPDTFDLDTLDLDHDIYDEGSPDNNLKSREEITLTDQIPIGRDPYVAISFDEDFMMMDYSRPEVFPDSDVRLMEGILSSPPVNGNDGFQHPDPSNQREELNLRLSNDENPQSYPHDVESRYESPSNQTEMLNNDASIPQDLPEREILRDSVHGFGLENLPPIFPDRGDDLGGNNRSLDQTMYEKETLPPIMDENLLSGGQSLPFQQHSESPPSAASHRATEIFDAHVSLSVPMDISPGLGIIRSTPPVKQPKARKKKRKQFFDESTVLTNKLMKKSLEDSSDLLRKKRDVPCSALGIWKLNNTLRKEQVFHQPLLTGLCLDLCDIFKDLISTKPHLIFSDETFPDPKIAASPASTNEAFQEPRVSQSPAATIVAVPVSSDAQSPALVPELDMEIECPRNIEAFDGESFLPEFVPSQARFTPSPIRRCDFTPATTIETRVSTPHLAASTGTGGSEKRRKMTFSEEHLSLKNTGLSNIPGLMNSAEADDLYFLEEDNNTPTGSQGTGRIDSLSARTRAVAQYLKRHSPFNASSGDLILNKTLEGRTRKLCARMFFETLVLKSYGLVDVQQEEPFSDIRLKLTPTLSKTQI, encoded by the exons ATGTTTTACTCTCAAACTTTTTTGGCGCGAAAGGGGCCGCTGGGAACAGTGTGGTGTGCCGCTCATCTTCAACATCGCCTCAAAAAGTCTCACTACAGTTCCACCGATATCCCCTCCACTGTTG ATCGAATCATGTTTCCAGAAGTTCCCATTGCCCTCAGAATGTCGGGCCACCTTTTATTAGGTGTTGTTCGGATATATTCGAAGAAAGTGGATTATTTGTTCCAGGACTGTAATGCTGTTTTGAATGGCTTAAGAAAGGCCTTTGCGTCCATAGATCTCAATTTGCCGGAAGATGCTAGACAGGCACCGGTTCAATCCATCACTTTGCCAGACACGTTTGACCTCGATACGTTGGATTTGGACCATGATATTTATGATGAGGG gtCCCCAGATAATAACCTCAAGAGTCGAGAGGAGATTACGTTAACAG ATCAAATTCCTATTGGAAGAGACCCGTATGTTGCTATTTCTTTTGATGAG GATTTCATGATGATGGATTACTCACGTCCAGAAGTGTTTCCTGACTCTGATGTCCGACTGATGGAGGG GATTCTCTCTTCACCTCCGGTGAATGGTAATGATGGATTTCAACATCCCGATCCAAGTAATCAGAGGGAAGAACTTAACTTGAGGCTTAGCAATGACGAGAACCCTCAAAGTTATCCACATGATGTGGAATCTAGATATGAGAGTCCAAGTAATCAGACAGAGATGCTCAATAATGATGCCAGTATCCCCCAAGATCTTCCAGAGAGGGAAATACTACGTGATTCTGTTCATGGTTTTGGCTTAGAAAACCTTCCTCCAATATTTCCAGATCGTGGGGACGACCTTGGTGGAAACAACAGATCCTTAGACCAAACAATGTATGAGAAGGAAACCTTACCTCCAATCATGGATGAAAATTTATTGTCTGGAGGGCAGTCTTTACCATTTCAGCAACATTCAGAATCACCACCTTCTGCAGCTTCCCATCGGGCTACCGAGATTTTTGATGCACATGTTTCATTGA GTGTGCCAATGGATATTTCTCCTGGGCTGGGAATTATTCGATCAACTCCACCTGTTAAGCAGCCAAAagcaagaaagaagaagagaaaacagTTCTTTGATGAGTCCACAGTGTTGACTAACAA ACTTATGAAGAAGTCTCTTGAAGATTCTAGTGATTTATTGCGGAAGAAAAGGGATGTCCCTTGCTCTGCTTTGGGCATCTGGAAGTTAAACAACACTTTACGAAAGGAACAAGTTTTTCACCAGCCTTTATTGACAG GGCTGTGTTTGGATCTTTGTGACATTTTCAAGGACCTCATATCTACAAAACCCCATCTCATTTTCTCGGATGAAACTTTTCCAGATCCTAAAATTGCAGCATCTCCTGCTTCAACAAATGAAGCTTTCCAAGAGCCGAGGGTTTCACAATCTCCTGCTGCTACAATTGTAGCTGTCCCAGTATCTAGTGATGCTCAATCTCCTGCTCTTGTGCCTGAACTTGACATGGAAATTGAATGTCCTCGAAATATCGAAGCCTTTGATGGTGAAAGTTTCTTACCCGAATTTGTGCCATCCCAAGCTAGATTCACGCCTTCTCCTATTAGAAGATGTGACTTTACTCCTGCAACAACCATCGAGACCAGGGTATCTACACCCCATCTAGCAGCATCCACCGGAACTGGTGGGTctgagaagagaagaaaaatgacattttcagAGGAGCATCTAAGTCTAAAGAACACTGGTCTCTCAAATATTCCTGGTTTGATGAATTCTGCCGAAGCAGAT GACCTTTACTTTTTGGAAGAAGATAACAATACCCCAACAG GATCACAAGGAACGGGAAGAATAGATTCATTATCTGCAAGAACCAG GGCTGTTgctcaatatttaaaaagacaTTCTCCTTTCAATGCAAGTTCTGGAGATCTCATTTTGAACAAGACTTTAGAAGGAAGGACAAGAAAGCTATGTGCCCGCATGTTTTTTGAGACACTT GTTTTGAAGAGTTATGGACTTGTCGATGTTCAACAAGAAGAACCTTTCAGCGATATTCGTTTGAAGTTGACGCCTACACTTTCGAAGACTCAAATTTGA
- the LOC122280358 gene encoding sister chromatid cohesion 1 protein 3 isoform X1, translated as MFYSQTFLARKGPLGTVWCAAHLQHRLKKSHYSSTDIPSTVDRIMFPEVPIALRMSGHLLLGVVRIYSKKVDYLFQDCNAVLNGLRKAFASIDLNLPEDARQAPVQSITLPDTFDLDTLDLDHDIYDEGSPDNNLKSREEITLTDQIPIGRDPYVAISFDEDFMMMDYSRPEVFPDSDVRLMEGILSSPPVNGNDGFQHPDPSNQREELNLRLSNDENPQSYPHDVESRYESPSNQTEMLNNDASIPQDLPEREILRDSVHGFGLENLPPIFPDRGDDLGGNNRSLDQTMYEKETLPPIMDENLLSGGQSLPFQQHSESPPSAASHRATEIFDAHVSLSVPMDISPGLGIIRSTPPVKQPKARKKKRKQFFDESTVLTNKLMKKSLEDSSDLLRKKRDVPCSALGIWKLNNTLRKEQVFHQPLLTGLCLDLCDIFKDLISTKPHLIFSDETFPDPKIAASPASTNEAFQEPRVSQSPAATIVAVPVSSDAQSPALVPELDMEIECPRNIEAFDGESFLPEFVPSQARFTPSPIRRCDFTPATTIETRVSTPHLAASTGTGGSEKRRKMTFSEEHLSLKNTGLSNIPGLMNSAEADDLYFLEEDNNTPTAGSQGTGRIDSLSARTRAVAQYLKRHSPFNASSGDLILNKTLEGRTRKLCARMFFETLVLKSYGLVDVQQEEPFSDIRLKLTPTLSKTQI; from the exons ATGTTTTACTCTCAAACTTTTTTGGCGCGAAAGGGGCCGCTGGGAACAGTGTGGTGTGCCGCTCATCTTCAACATCGCCTCAAAAAGTCTCACTACAGTTCCACCGATATCCCCTCCACTGTTG ATCGAATCATGTTTCCAGAAGTTCCCATTGCCCTCAGAATGTCGGGCCACCTTTTATTAGGTGTTGTTCGGATATATTCGAAGAAAGTGGATTATTTGTTCCAGGACTGTAATGCTGTTTTGAATGGCTTAAGAAAGGCCTTTGCGTCCATAGATCTCAATTTGCCGGAAGATGCTAGACAGGCACCGGTTCAATCCATCACTTTGCCAGACACGTTTGACCTCGATACGTTGGATTTGGACCATGATATTTATGATGAGGG gtCCCCAGATAATAACCTCAAGAGTCGAGAGGAGATTACGTTAACAG ATCAAATTCCTATTGGAAGAGACCCGTATGTTGCTATTTCTTTTGATGAG GATTTCATGATGATGGATTACTCACGTCCAGAAGTGTTTCCTGACTCTGATGTCCGACTGATGGAGGG GATTCTCTCTTCACCTCCGGTGAATGGTAATGATGGATTTCAACATCCCGATCCAAGTAATCAGAGGGAAGAACTTAACTTGAGGCTTAGCAATGACGAGAACCCTCAAAGTTATCCACATGATGTGGAATCTAGATATGAGAGTCCAAGTAATCAGACAGAGATGCTCAATAATGATGCCAGTATCCCCCAAGATCTTCCAGAGAGGGAAATACTACGTGATTCTGTTCATGGTTTTGGCTTAGAAAACCTTCCTCCAATATTTCCAGATCGTGGGGACGACCTTGGTGGAAACAACAGATCCTTAGACCAAACAATGTATGAGAAGGAAACCTTACCTCCAATCATGGATGAAAATTTATTGTCTGGAGGGCAGTCTTTACCATTTCAGCAACATTCAGAATCACCACCTTCTGCAGCTTCCCATCGGGCTACCGAGATTTTTGATGCACATGTTTCATTGA GTGTGCCAATGGATATTTCTCCTGGGCTGGGAATTATTCGATCAACTCCACCTGTTAAGCAGCCAAAagcaagaaagaagaagagaaaacagTTCTTTGATGAGTCCACAGTGTTGACTAACAA ACTTATGAAGAAGTCTCTTGAAGATTCTAGTGATTTATTGCGGAAGAAAAGGGATGTCCCTTGCTCTGCTTTGGGCATCTGGAAGTTAAACAACACTTTACGAAAGGAACAAGTTTTTCACCAGCCTTTATTGACAG GGCTGTGTTTGGATCTTTGTGACATTTTCAAGGACCTCATATCTACAAAACCCCATCTCATTTTCTCGGATGAAACTTTTCCAGATCCTAAAATTGCAGCATCTCCTGCTTCAACAAATGAAGCTTTCCAAGAGCCGAGGGTTTCACAATCTCCTGCTGCTACAATTGTAGCTGTCCCAGTATCTAGTGATGCTCAATCTCCTGCTCTTGTGCCTGAACTTGACATGGAAATTGAATGTCCTCGAAATATCGAAGCCTTTGATGGTGAAAGTTTCTTACCCGAATTTGTGCCATCCCAAGCTAGATTCACGCCTTCTCCTATTAGAAGATGTGACTTTACTCCTGCAACAACCATCGAGACCAGGGTATCTACACCCCATCTAGCAGCATCCACCGGAACTGGTGGGTctgagaagagaagaaaaatgacattttcagAGGAGCATCTAAGTCTAAAGAACACTGGTCTCTCAAATATTCCTGGTTTGATGAATTCTGCCGAAGCAGAT GACCTTTACTTTTTGGAAGAAGATAACAATACCCCAACAG CAGGATCACAAGGAACGGGAAGAATAGATTCATTATCTGCAAGAACCAG GGCTGTTgctcaatatttaaaaagacaTTCTCCTTTCAATGCAAGTTCTGGAGATCTCATTTTGAACAAGACTTTAGAAGGAAGGACAAGAAAGCTATGTGCCCGCATGTTTTTTGAGACACTT GTTTTGAAGAGTTATGGACTTGTCGATGTTCAACAAGAAGAACCTTTCAGCGATATTCGTTTGAAGTTGACGCCTACACTTTCGAAGACTCAAATTTGA